The Penaeus chinensis breed Huanghai No. 1 chromosome 36, ASM1920278v2, whole genome shotgun sequence genome includes a region encoding these proteins:
- the LOC125044568 gene encoding ATP-binding cassette sub-family C member 4-like isoform X7, whose amino-acid sequence MVNLLSNDVNRFDTSVIFIHYLWIGPLQTAIVLGILWQELGPSCLAGIMLLILFVPLQSWMGKVFSKLRLATAHRTDERVRIMNEIINAMRVIKMYTWEKPFTALAEQARKSEIDVIMRTNYYRAVNMSLFFTSSKVIVFLALLTYILTGNALTAEKVFVTSSLINNVRLVMTLFFPFGIAMGAETNISCRRIQEFLVMEEREDTSSVQKSNLRPKLKDCGVTINGVTAKWSDATEENTLNNISCSVKAGELLAVIGPVGSGKGSLLHAILGELPAKSGSISVRGKVAYASQEPWVFSGTVKQNILFGQPYNEKKYNEVIKVCALERDLELLPMKDMTMVGERGVSLSGGQKARVNLARAVYYDADIYLLDDPLSAVDTHVGRHLFDQCIMGHLKHKVRILVTHQLQYLKEANEILVLREGHPEAIGKYHQLVNSGIDFASLLAEGHEEEKPTSPSRQPSTKSAKKNGFIPTGKFMQEAEKFGSSLSLTRRGRVRNDSVASVHDSVEAENILTISGAHLAGSSLSIDEEVNDTPTKAAKRRKAERRLRNIQEEKSEPLLKDMDDGADKDGAEEGQDGAEARSVGSVKASIYLKYFLAGGGWFLMIVLFLANVLTQVLFSGTDYWLSYWANGEQIRARLLLEASENMTLAVNGSAISYQDAPVPEGYLDTITNVYVYAGLTAGLFVLSLGRTVMFFVMCMTSSRNLHNRMFQSVIRVPIKFFDTHPVGQILNRFTKDLGQVDELLPITVFDVVTILLNFLGIIAVIASINIWVLIPTLGLGVVFVFLRRFYLSTARDVKRLEGITRSPVFSHLSASLQGLTTIRAFEAQQIFMDDFDTHQDLHSSAWFLFLCTTRWFGICLDWISCIYIAIVTYSFMGMQDSLGGDIGLAISSAMMLSGMFQWGVRQSAEVENQMTSVERVLEYSKLEPEAALETDQDKTPKAGWPAKGEIKFEDVSLQYSPNDAPVLKNLNFCIKANEKIGIVGRTGAGKSSMLTSLFRLTEPVGVIYIDNIAVKELGLHDVRGNISIIPQDPTLFSGTMRRNLDPFDQYEDEDLWRALEEVQLKDAVSDLEGGLEAVMSEGGSNLSVGQRQLVCLARAILRHNRILVLDEATANVDPRTDGLIQQTIRSKFRNCTVLTIAHRLHTIMDSDRVMVLEAGRLEEFDEPYILLRNPNSMFTKLVEQTGKAATEQLRLIAGRAYQAKHGQVANLSVEEESTSEAPQSTSSRDSQPQHDKNEDQTLQRPGNQDDVPLEAGQDDKPAC is encoded by the exons ATGGTGAACTTGTTGTCTAATGACGTCAACCGATTTGATACAAGTGTCATCTTCATCCATTATCTTTGGATTGGTCCTCTTCAG ACAGCTATTGTATTGGGAATCTTGTGGCAAGAGTTAGGACCTTCTTGCTTAGCAGGGATTATGCTCTTGATTCTCTTTGTGCCTCTTCAAA gcTGGATGGGTAAAGTCTTCTCCAAGCTGAGATTAGCTACAGCACATCGCACTGACGAGCGTGTAAGGATTATGAATGAAATCATCAATGCCATGAGAGTTATAAAGATGTACACTTGGGAAAAGCCTTTTACAGCACTAGCTGAACAAGCAAGAAA gTCTGAGATTGATGTGATCATGAGGACTAATTATTATAGAGCTGTCaatatgtctctctttttcacttcttcaAAAGTTATTGTATTTTTAGCATTGCTGACCTATATTCTGACAGGCAATGCATTGACAGCTGAAAAG GTCTTTGTCACCAGTTCTTTGATCAACAATGTCAGACTTGTTATGACATTGTTCTTCCCCTTTGGTATTGCTATGGGAGCAGAGACCAACATATCATGCAGAAGAATTCAG gaaTTCCTggtaatggaagagagggaagataccAGCAGTGTCCAGAAATCCAATCTAAGGCCAAAACTGAAG gacTGTGGAGTAACAATAAATGGAGTGACAGCCAAATGGAGTGATGCAACAGAAGAGAACACCCTGAACAACATCTCATGTTCTGTCAAAGCTGGAGAACTACTGGCTGTCATAGGTCCTGTGGGCTCAGGAAAG GGTTCACTTCTTCACGCAATTCTTGGGGAGTTGCCAGCAAAGTCTGGTTCAATATCTGTCCGTGGCAAGGTGGCATATGCATCTCAAGAGCCATGGGTGTTTTCAGGGACAGTGAAGCAAAATATTCTCTTTGGACAACCTTATAATGAAAAGAAGTACAATGAAGTTATTAAAG TATGTGCATTAGAGCGAGATTTGGAACTACTGCCAATGAAAGACATGACAATGGTTGGTGAGCGTGGTGTTTCACTCAGTGGTGGCCAGAAAGCAAGAGTTAATCTTGCCAG GGCAGTTTATTATGATGCAGACATCTACCTACTGGATGACCCACTTAGTGCTGTTGATACTCATGTCGGACGTCACCTGTTTGACCAGTGTATAATGGGCCATCTAAAGCACAAAGTTCGGATCCTGGTGACACACCAGCTACAATACCTTAAAGAAGCAAATGAAATCTTAGTTCTGAGAGAG ggTCATCCTGAAGCAATTGGAAAGTACCATCAGTTGGTCAACAGTGGAATAGACTTTGCCTCACTTCTAGCAGAAGGTCATGAGGAAGAAAAACCAACATCCCCTTCAAGACAACCTAGCACAAAAAGTGCCAAGAAGAATGGCTTTATTCCAACAGGAAAGTTTATGCAAGAGGCTGAAAAAT TTGGATCCTCATTATCTCTCACGAGGAGAGGGCGTGTCCGCAACGACTCCGTTGCCTCTGTACATGACTCTGTTGAGGCTGAAAACATCCTAACCATTTCTGGAGCTCATTTGGCAGGATCAAGCTTGTCAATTGATGAGGAAGTTAATGACACACCTACTAAAGCTGCAAAGAGA CGGAAAGCAGAGAGAAGACTGAGGAACATTCAAGAGGAGAAATCAGAGCCGCTG CTGAAAGACATGGATGATGGTGCTGACAAAGATGGGGCTGAAGAGGGCCAGGATGGTGCTGAAGCGAGGTCAGTTGGATCAGTCAAAGCTAGCATATACCTTAAGTATTTCCTGGCTGGAGGTGGCTGGTTTCTGATGATTGTGCTCTTCTTGGCCAATGTCCTCACCCAAGTCCTCTTTTCTGGGACTGATTACTGGCTTTCTTACTG GGCAAATGGTGAACAAATCCGTGCAAGGTTACTTCTCGAGGCCAGTGAAAATATGACATTGGCAGTTAATGGGTCTGCTATATCTTATCAAGATGCACCAGTTCCAGAGGGCTACCTTGACACAATCactaatgtttatgtgtatgctg GTCTGACTGCTGGGTTGTTCGTGCTCTCACTGGGACGCACTGTGATGTTCTTTGTGATGTGTATGACATCCTCAAGAAATCTACACAACAGAATGTTTCAGTCAGTAATTCGAGTCCCAATAAAATTTTTCGACACACACCCAGTTG GTCAGATCCTTAACAGATTTACAAAGGACCTTGGACAGGTTGATGAACTGCTCCCTATCACAGTGTTCGATGTGGTAACT ATTCTCCTGAACTTCCTTGGTATCATTGCCGTGATTGCTTCCATCAATATCTGGGTCCTTATCCCCACCCTGGGCCTTGGAGTCGTCTTCGTGTTCCTAAGACGCTTCTACCTCAGCACTGCCCGTGATGTCAAGCGACTAGAAGGAATCA CTCGAAGCCCTGTGTTCTCACACCTCAGTGCTTCTCTTCAAGGCTTGACCACAATACGTGCTTTTGAAGCCCAGCAGATATTCATGGATGATTTTGATACTCATCAG GATCTACATTCATCAGCTTGGTTCCTTTTCTTGTGCACTACTCGTTGGTTTGGAATTTGTTTAGACTGGATTTCTTGTATTTACATTGCCATTGTGACATACAGCTTCATGGGTATGCAAG ATTCCCTTGGAGGAGACATTGGTCTGGCCATCTCCTCTGCTATGATGCTCAGCGGGATGTTTCAGTGGGGTGTCAGACAATCAGCAGAAGTGGAGAATCAGATGACCTCAGTGGAACGTGTTCTAGAGTATTCAAAACTGGAACCAGAAGCTGCACTAGAAACTGACCAAG ATAAAACTCCCAAGGCTGGTTGGCCTGCAAAGGGAGAAATTAAGTTTGAGGATGTTTCACTTCAGTACAGTCCTAATGATGCACCAGTGCTGAAGAATCTCAACTTCTGCATTAAGGCAAATGAAAAG ATTGGCATTGTAGGTAGAACAGGAGCAGGAAAATCATCCATGTTAACATCCCTGTTTCGTTTAACTGAACCAGTTGGTGTTATTTACATTGATAACATTGCTGTGAAAGAGTTGGGCTTGCATGATGTACGAGGAAATATCTCCATCATCCCACAAGATCCAACTCTGTTCTCCGGAACCATGAGGAGAAATCTGGATCCCTTTGACCAGTATGAGGATGAGGACTTGTGGAGAGCACTAGAGGAG GTGCAGCTAAAGGATGCAGTGTCTGATCTCGAAGGAGGTCTAGAGGCTGTTATGTCAGAAGGAGGTAGTAATCTTAGCGTAGGACAACGGCAGTTAGTTTGCTTGGCAAGGGCTATCCTTAGGCACAACAGGATTCTTGTGCTGGATGAAGCTACTGCCAATGTAGACCCAAG AACTGATGGGCTCATCCAGCAGACTATACGCTCAAAATTCAGAAACTGCACTGTACTCACTATAGCACATCGACTCCACACCATCATGGACAGTGACCGAGTCATGGTGTTAGAGGCTGGCAGACTTGAG GAGTTTGATGAACCATATATTCTCTTACGAAACCCCAATTCTATGTTTACAAAATTGGTGGAGCAGACAGGCAAGGCTGCAACAGAACAGTTGCGATTGATTGCAGGAAGG GCTTATCAAGCAAAACATGGGCAGGTGGCTAATTTGTCAGTAGAAGAAGAAAGCACAAGTGAGGCACCACAATCAACCTCGTCAAGAGACAGTCAGCCTCAACACGATAAGAATGAAGACCAGACCTTACAAAGACCCGGCAATCAAGATGATGTTCCTTTAGAAGCTGGCCAAGATGATAAGCCAGCCTGTTAA